The sequence attacagCAACACATTGCGTAGGCTGAGGATGACAATCAGGACACCTTCAAAGCGACACAGGATTTAGCCAGAACATTTTGACTTCTATTTcaccaaacagaaagtaatGCTCTATAGACAATTAGTACACTCTCATGAACAAAAAGTTCCACAGCAATAGTATCTAACTAcggaaacatgtttaaccccaaacgCCCCAgcctattttaaaaataatatagcTGAATAATGATCCCAGTCAGTATAAGCTCTATAATTATTATAGATTTAAAGTCAAAAGTACGAACCATTTGATTTAAGGAGACAGTCTTAGATATTTGAgagaaagaaaataactttgatttttgcctttaacaaaatttctagacgcaaaacaaaaatcttgtccatttttttgctattagaaacaaaaattcccaacaaaattatttagcattaaatgaacatgatgaattaAAGCGGGCATATTTTTTTGTAGCAGGGGTTTTCATATCTGACCGGAATGTCTGTTTCGCAGAACTGATATACAtggaatactttttttcaagacCAGACTGCAACCTGCCTACTGGGTGTGGCCTTTATGTCTTCATTTGTCGGTCCCCATTTATAAATTCATTGTCATTTCAGACTCATTCTTATCCTTTGATTGATTTGGAACCCTTTACTTCCCTTAATGTTGTTGGGTGAAACATATTAACCAACCATTTGGATGaaaattgcttgtttgtcttttttaactcgtGTCGGTCGTATTTCAAATTCAATCGAATAGCCCAGCGTATATCTTGTTAACAACAAGAACTCTGTGAGGTTATTCTATTAACTTAACTTACAACAAACGTGCGAGAATTTCATATGCTTATGTTTTACTGAAAAATCACACATTTAATGTATCAGTACATAGCTTTTGGATCCAAACTATCATTtaatgatagaaattaataGGGAGATACAGCATCTAAAATGTCCAACCCTTACACCTCACAAGCAACTACAAAATATGCATGCCCCACGCAAGGAACCGTTTAAAAAGTGCATATTTCACTTATTCTATGTTTTTAGTCCTAAAAAGGGGCTTAAAAAAGTTCGCCTTCCTACGCTCGGCTATCTTTACATACAAATAGGCCCCTCTCAAGTTCAAAAAACCTGAATCCGCCGCtgtgtatagctgactatgcggttggcttttgctcattgttgaatgccatacagtgacctatagttgttaatttctgtgtcatttggtctctttgaAGAGTTGTCTTCAATATTGGcaattacaccacatcttcttatatgtaGTCAAATCACTGCATGAAAGAACTGATGAGAACTTTGACTTGTTACTTCAAGGAACTAGCAATTAAATCATGCAGAACAATACACATCAACACATCATTGTTGAGAAACAAATGAAAGCCTTGCTGTTGTTTGGAAAATACcgttttcattcatttaaaagactgtttttactttcttttttttaaagattaaagaaAACTGGGGAAAAAATGAGGGAATAATGCGtaaaaaatcacttttaaagAATAGActtattttttgaagattagagaaaaaaggggtgaaaattaaatgtttacagaataacagacccccCCATTCAGACCCTCAACTATGTCTAttggctgataacaaaataacgtcagctaatcagaagacgtgttacatccaaaattaaatcattGGTGAATAATTCGACCAATTCTGGAGGACTTTTATGATATGTTTGTGAGTGACTTGGTCTagtttatacaccaataaattctttaaaatggtgtttaatccttataattctttaaaattggatggggaaatatttttttctacactTGTTACCTCTAtcacatttttattgtaaatttatgtCATTGGATAGGCCTGGCGCATGAGTATATTTGTTGGTTAACGCAATAATATGAACTTAATGAAATTTGCtatctgataaaaaataaactgcacAAACTTTTATTACCCTTCAAACgaatgtttttgtgtttattatttaatttaacgATTAACATGcagtgaaaataaattttattaacatcAGTGTTATTATCACCGCCATCTTGTTTATATTGGTTACAAAAAGAAGTTCAGTCAACATCATCTATCGCAAAATAACCAACGTCATGATCAACTTCCGGAAGGCCTCTTGACCAATCATATCAATGTATTCCCtaatatgcaaatcatatagAGTTATCAAAGattattaataatattgaaCAGAATACACTTACCTTTTGACCACAATCAGCTATCTTTATTACTTTCTTTAAAACCTGGAGATTTGAAAATTTCTCAGAAGATATTGACCAGTCAGAATCTAGAGATGATTCAGGACTACTTCTATCTGTTTCCATTGGTTGCTCACCCTGTACAAGAAAAAGTTAATAGAGTATCGATAGGTTATTAAACCTTTAAAAACTTGAATGATATATCTTATGATATAATATACCACTATGTTTAACTGGAGTGACATACATtgcagtgttctccccaggacCTTGTAGCATCATGGTAATGTGATGCTATATTTCTGAATGTGATCTACATTTCTGAATGTGATGCTATCTGATTTTCTTATAGATTGTGTTATGGATGTGAAACTACAAATTTTAGAAACATGATGGTAtttcaaatttcctttttttaccATGATGCTATGTGGCATATGAGAGGAGAACACTGCATTGGTAATTCTTCATATTAATCAGACATCTGACTTGAATTATCCACTGATTCTTCCAAGTATAGGTCAATTGAGGTTTGGTTTACACTTCTTTTACTTTCTTGCACCGGTAGATAACTTGACTGCTTGTTTTATTGTACTTAAAAGAAACCTTATTTTGTTTAGGCATTCAGAAACCAAGGTTTCTCAGATATGTAATTTTGAAGTCCAAAATTCTTTTAATGTTTGTCAAGTCTTTTTCTTTAAAGACTGATGAACTTTAAACCCATACTGATACttgaataataataacaaaaactataaatacaCTAGTGATTAACTAAACATAGTTGATTTAAAAATTCCCCAAGcttcattaaatatatatgtatacctcATCAGTAGATTCCATAGGTTGCGGTCCTTTTTCCACATTCAATAAAATGTTCCGTATAACAGCAGAAAATGACACCAATTTATGTAAAACTTGTAATGTCACTAAAGccatattttctaaattatttgcaAAATCAGCACTATCCTTTAATAGCATATCTAATGATCCAGTCAAAGATTGTATGGAACTGTCAAAACTTGATTTAGACGATCCTGATGACGTAAAGGAGCTACGAGGACTGACACATGTTCTAGCATCTAAATTAATTCTCAACATTTCAATATACTGAGTTAAATAATCGTCAATCATAGGTAAAATTAATATAGCACCATTTAATGTATTTTctgttaaaacaatatttgtctCTGATCTACTTTGGAAAGTTTGTTGATTACGTAGTAGACATTTCATGCCATGAATTGCTGAAGAGTAACTGTCAGGGGAGATAATAGCTTTTTTGACAGGTTTTTCAGGAGACACAATTGAAGAAGGCTGATGTTTTAAATCCAGTACTCTGAAAAACAAGATATTGTTAAAGCATTTTCATACATTATACTTAAAATGTAAAGATTGAAGTTCAAAAAAGAGGTTTATATGCCCCAACACTAAATGATATGATCAAATTCATAATactgtaatttcatttattttttcatgggtttcaattttcatggattgagaaaaattttgtggatattttatttcatggttCTGCCaagatatacaaacaaagcctatagaaaattaacaatttgttGATCgttttgaattcgtggttcacctcttcctcaacgaaaattggtatccaacaaaaaattatgaatccAAGGtagttaatacatgtaatatgcaATGCTAATGATGTTACATAATCCAGCTCTtggatgttttaaaatttgtagtTTACACAAATATTCTAGAGTCACAGGTGTTGGCACCCAATGAGTGTCCTTGTGTTTTGGTACTGCAACATTTGTCATATAGACAACAATAGACAATTTCCTGTCCTGTTTTCAAGCAAACTTAATtaaatagttgttaatatctgtgtcattttggtctcttgtggacagttgtctcattggcaatcataccacatcttctttttttatattaagtgaCTTTCACATATCACACATAACAAAATGGCAAATCCTGTGTCATGCTCAACCCAAATGAAACCCATTCCATGAGCTGATGgtttttttacttgtattagTTATATTGACCTTTTATTATGTACTGGTGATAATAAATTACTGCTGTCTCTGTCAAACTgtaaaaattgtaaatctaCTACTGAAGTCCTTTTTTGTAAAAGTCCTACAATTCCTTTCTCTTCTCCTGACTTTTCTGTACCTAGATCAGAATCTAATAAATCTGCCAGCAGTTCTACACCTGGAACATCACCTGTTAACAAAAATGAATCCATCTTAACCTGTGAATTTATTCTGTcatttaacaaatacatttcGTAAATGTGTATTCTTTTGTTGTAACTGCAAGCATCATGTACATTCAGAATTACAGTTCAACTCTTACAGATATTAgtaacttattattttttaaagcattacagaactatttcaaaattctaaataagcttattattactattttttccaattttttttttaaaaacttcgAAGTCGATTCATACGGTTCTCAACTTTTCATTTCTCTCTTCTGTAAAGATCAGATTTAAATCAGGATGCATAAaacatgaatatacatgtacctctGGGGCATCTTAATTTCAGCCTAAAATTTCTAGGAGTTGAAGATTCTGCAACAATTGGCTGCTCTGTTGCCATGGTacctacaaaatattttaagattgaATGAAAATTTGATCAAAACCTACATACATTGTAAAAAGCTTTATTCAACACATTGCTGAACAGGTTTAGTCTTAGACACTCATTTAGAACTGTTaactaaatgtatgttttgcAGCAAATTCCTGTTGCAATTTAgagtatacattgtataatgcaaatgttgaagtCAAAATGGCAACATCTTAGCATGTAAACAATAGAAAACTAACTGAGAGGGCAGGGTCAATAATCTCAATTGAAATGAGatatgtcaaaaatataattgatctAACATAACTTTTCTGGTGACACTTGATTCTGGCTTAATCATTGAACTTTAGCAATTATTGCCATCACATTTGACAGAAAAGCATTGAAGGCTATATCTTATTGGTTACTTGCTGTCAAAATGATACCAAAACTATATAATTCTACATGATGCTGACCAATAAATCTGATTGTCCAGTTAGcctttttatttaactttgacATGTAGGATTATATCGATATATTACTCTTAAAAAACTACCTTCATCTCTGGTTTCTACTGGTTTGTAACCAGCTCGACTTGTTGATGGTTGTGTCATATAATTTTCCGCCATAAAACTTTGTGATGTAGGAAATGATGACCTTCCTTTGGGTGAATTGTCTTCTGTTTTATGCTTTTTAACAAGTGGACTTGAAACTCGAGGACTACGAACAGGACTGACACTGGGTCCTGCAGCAGAAGCTGATTCTAATGTTCTACATCTGTCCCTGAAATTATCCAGTTCCTTGTCTTTGAACTGTAACTGTGTAGTCAGCTTGTCTACTTCAGTCTGTAAGTTTTTCTCCTTCTCAGTTTGTTCTCTTTTCTGTTGTTCTATATATTTAGCTCTTTCTTGTCGTATGATTCCCAACTCTGCATCTTTGCTGGAGAGGTTTTGTTGTAAGATCTTTAGTCTTCCATCATTGGAATATCTGTCATCTTTTGCACTTTCAAGCTAGAAATAATAGAGACAAATGGTGTTGATCGATCAGTGAGGAATTGCATTTTATGATCAGTTATAATTGGCAAAGGAACCTACTATATGTATTGATTATGTTATCTGTTGTTTTTGAAAGAGGCAACAGGAACATGAAATACAGGtcatatttaaacatttcaaaaaatgtgAAGTCATGCTTTTAAGCTCTAATTATGCAACGAAATATCTTGCTTTACAATTCAGCTTATATTTCCACTCTCTACATATATTCTTCTGAAACACTGCAAGTTGCAATCATTTCAAGATGACTTCTAACCTTTCTTAAAGTTCAATTATCTAGCTGGATTGCCTGAACTGACTATTTTTTGCTAATACATAATTAGTCTATCATCATTAGACATAATCATAGGAATAGCACTAAAGACAACCATCTTTAAACTGAAAAAAGGCCCATTATAACATTACCTCTCTTTGAAGGCGCTGACATTCTTGTTTCAGTTTGTCCATTTCAGCTTCAACAATAGGATTCTTTAGATACATTGTAGTGAGGGACTGATCATTGGCATCGAGGGAATGTGACGAAGAAGTACGTCTACTTTGTGGTGCAAATGGTATCTCCTCGGAACTACCTAATCAAAAGATAAATGTTAATCAACATCACCATTCAAAATAGAAATCCATGACTTTTCAAAATCATCAGATCAAAATTAATGATGACTCAACCAAAATTTTGTCTTGCAGTTTCTGAGTATTGTTAAAGTAAATACATTAAAGACACTTTAACATGTACAGACAGTCAACCATCATAACTATCATGAATAGAAGTTAGGAACCAAACACTTTTGTTTACAAGCAAGgagaaataaacatgataaacagaAAAAGACAGTACATGCAGTAAGGGATTAAATTTAACTAATAGAAAACTGTTCTTGTAAAGAAGTAAAAAACATTAACTTGATAGGTCAAAAAGTCTAATATGACTTTGTCAATATTACAATAGCTTTAACATGTTCTTACAATGTACATGAAAGTTATAACACGATTGACTTACATGAACTGTTATTTCTACTAGTAGATGTTGATGCTGGGTTAAGAGATTCTGAAGAAGAAGAGCTGTTGACAGGATGAGGCTTTGTAAAGGAATGCTGATAATGTCCCGAGGACATGGAAGACCTGTCTGATCCAGATTTGGATAGTGATAATTTAGGTCGTGCTGCCCCAGATGGTCCTGGATCAGCTGAGTTGTTTCTATATGTGCTCCCATTTGTTACTGACTGAGAAGCAATTACTTCAGTGTCTAGGTTTTCCAAGTCTTTCTGAGTGAGTTCAaagtcatcatcatcatcacccCATAGTTCATCTTCTTCTTCAACCTTTCTTTTCTTTGGTGCTGGGGGTTTGTCCATACTGTTAACTCTCAACAAGTTAACAGGATTTCTTGGTAGGTTCTTTAATTGAGGAGTGTATGAGAATTTTTTCCCTCTAAAGCAGGAAAACAAAGAGTTAGCTGCCATCACATAGggttacattttcattttatattttcaaacaccccttttcctttttccattttcaTTGTAGAacttttttatctgtaaaaataaTGACATACATCAGTACATTATCATGATAATAGATACATTAAACAAGAGTGCATATGCTGAAATGACTTGCCTTCTTTACtattcattgatattatgttgatagtcctaaatataaaacttactacaactatcacataaacttaactgTTAACATGATCcaaaaaatgaagtcaaggtcgtataaaccaaacaagaaatacatgtacaccttacaatcatttaatacactaaatatagttgacctattgcttattgtttctaagaaacagacttaaACAAGCAAACTAAACCTTGACCAAAGTACCAAGAAAATGAGATGAAGGTCGGATGAACCCTGCCATGCTAACATGTACAGCTTAGAGTTCCTCCATACagcaaatatagttgacctattgcttaaagtttAAGAagaacagaccaaaacacaaaaacttaacactgacatgactgagcaatgaaccttgaaaatgaggtcaaggtcaaataaatcTGCTAGACTGACACATGttcatcataaattatttccatacaccaaataaagttgacctttaaaaaaaagaccaaaatatgTCACTTCCAAAgagtataaaatataaaactcagTAAAATTTGACAGACCAGAATTTCTGGATGATTTTAATCAAACGTTCTGGAAATTCTGGTCCATCAAATTTTACtgagtttaatattttttattttcttggggtTGATGTCCAGCTGCATTTTGTCATATCAGCAATGTTACACAAAGAGAAACATTCTTGTTGTTTGTTTAGTCTTCCAATGGGACAGAAAAGATTAAAATTGCTAAGTACAAGAGTAAATTTAAGACTGCAAGTTAACCATATTTaggcaatttctatataaaaaaaaacacataatctgataaaatttgattcattgatgtcaaattttatcaaattgaatttttattttgttctacaTTTACATCTTTGGCAGTCTATTTAGTTCATATTCTACAATCACGACAATATTTAGTAGCATAAAATCTttcctttattcaaaatatgctATTTTTAGAAGGCGTGCACGAAATCAGCAGACATTTGTTGAACGCTCAAAACAGGGGTTTCCCTCATTTTGAACACCAATTACACAAAACCTTTAAAGCAAaaccatacatacatgtacagaagattttatgaattaaaattaagttataaatttgttcacacaatacaaggatttgtcactatacaaatccttgcacaaaaaatattatctgaTTATTTGTTTTGAGTCCATGATTACTCCGACGTCCATGGCTAGACAAGCTGTGGTCGTGGGACGTCAAAGCTTGTCCAATGTCAAAAAGTGGATATATTTGCCTGATCAAAATCAATGGGTCACTGTGAAAACTGTCtaaatatgagaaaataaaataaaattccaagGCCATTAGATGGCACACGAAGCGTCAAAGCAGCACAACTATTCTGGacgggcaaatatccactttttgatatgagACGAGTTTTGACAttccacggccccagcttgacTGGCAAAACAGCCAATGGCagtggacgtcagagtaatctcaaTATCAGTTGAATAAAGCGAGGTCAAAAGTCTTCAGTGCATGGATATGCCAACTGCACCgtatattatatcaaattaacttgtttttaaatgagTGCCGAATTGACCAGATGCCGATTGAACAGTCAGATTTTAAGctggtgccgatttgactaagACTTTTtctaggggggggggggggggggggctatcaCTATGATCACCAGGTACCGATTTGACTAACTACAGTCAtgggacaaaagtgagttctcACTCAAAaaatgtcctatcatttcaaccaaaatcagtatttttcaaaaaaatattaccaacTAACTGTATGagcgatttttataaaatacatgtagataccTAAAGTAGTaattttacctgaccatatccggaaataggtatttagtcgaatcttaacacgtacttgtgatttggttaaaaccggttttgttataaatatacgaagaaatgtTGAAATGTTCAGGACTTAATTAAACTGTATTTCGGTAGGAAggtgcaagcatacgatttttattgcgtcttacactttgagaagcgaataatcCTTAACtacaattattcaaatattgtgtaaaatcgttaattttgagctttgaaagtcaagtggctcgagcatttttctgaggaagttttaaaaaattgcaaaaaaatatttttacagtgggttagctttcattagtcttcactatctatagattagcaacttttggttatatttataattgagaatcatcattgaaggtggcTGACAATTGCGCAGTTAAAATATTCTATTGATGTGCCATTTGTAAGCAAGAGTGACATTTTGTTGTATTATGTGtcaattcgaaaaagttatgcGAGTATTCTCTCCCCTTAAAaggttcattattttataattaagtttacgtttctgatataattttgaataattacaaagtgtatcaattcaatatatttcagtttttgttattggtgtatcaaaaaaattgatgtaagaatataatttcataaatttgaaacgtttaaaatgattacataccaagaaccgttcatcatttttgaaaaagactatGAATGTAAATCGTATTAATTATCTTCTCTTgatgatagattgattgggaaatGAACCAGCGTTATCTAATGGTAATCACAGACAGGGACCGGcaagcaatttttaattgtagctgAATCAACGTTAAAACTATTTTccactataaacgaatgttactttatacaaatataaggacttaaTTTGCTAactctacaaattttattagatattatgattttttattgcaatagatttagattaatatgctacctaaagatgtaaaaatgtctgaagttttattgtttatttagtcATAATTTTCTTGAGTTTTGTTATCATCATCTGATAAGTTAAacacaaatgcaaatttttacgattttaatttggttagaatgatagcaaacttttcaagaaatttttttcattgtgtttatctcgtcagaaaatgaaaatgagcaTGAATAATATTATAACCAAATACACAATAAAACTTCTGACAGATATTTCTACAACTTTTGGTatctatatttagaaaattgatAATACAGTTactttgtaataattttttgaaaattatcgattttagttgaaatgataggacttTTTTTGACTGGGAACTCACTTTTGTTCAATGactcacaggcacttgtctcaaaaaaaaaattcctatataccttaatataacacaaggtacttaactaaatattttgaataacgACACCCAGTCCCAAAttcccgttattttttttatttctcggttgtcaaacctacttaaacttaatatgccgtaaatctaaattgatttatctgcacaatggtatatgacacgactatcattgttgttgggatcattagtagcaggcctcagaattcggtcaacgggatgttttGTGCATTCGTCTCAAACTTTGGCAACACCCAGCCCGCAgtgattgaattattataaaaaattattaaaataaaaactgtcagCTTCCCTCTGACTATGAATTATTAcctttattgtaaattctttacaGATTATGTGAAACAAACCCAAATAAGTTTGTTATGAAACACTTGTGTACACAACGACACTAATGTAGAgttataaattgaccaaaatttcccacatttatttttagccagaCGATTGACCAATGAGAAACCAGTATAAAATTACATGCTGACTGGGTGTTGCCAAAGTttgagacgaatgcaaaaaaTCATCCAGTTGACCGACTTCTGAGGCCTGCTACTACtgatcccgacaacaatgatagtctgatagtcgtgtcatataccattgtgtagataaatcaatttaaatttacggcatattaagtttaagtagATTTGACAaccaagaaataaaaaaaataatgggaatttgggactgggtgtcattcaaaaaatttagttaagtacCTTAATATAACAGTAGCTGCGAAAACGTAGCTCTTAAGGTCCTTTTGATGGTTTTTGATATTAGCGGACTGGAtctattgcaaaaaaaatttcaaaggaCAATAGAGCTACGTTTTCAGCTAATATAACATTAAGGAATATaggaattattttatttttgagacaagtgcctgtgcaatGACTGTATAGTTCCCCGAACTTAGGACCTTCAACACTGTAGCCATCGGTGTTAACCACAAGACTATAAACCCAGACAGCTATGTAAATTAAGAGGTTTCACATGTTTTTCAAGTAAATATCAAACACATCATACATCAGTTTCAATATTTACCGCCGCAGACTTCTACTGTTTTTTTCGATTGACAGGTAACCAGTCTTTGCTGAAAACTAAAAGCAGAAACACCTTGAATAATATTAGAATATCCGTAAATATTAGACAGTTATTTTACGGCTAATTCTAAAATTGGTTGCTAGTTTCCATTAACTATAATCCTTAAGAAaaacttttttataaaacataatttgaatAGTCATcctaaataaacaattaaaaataatatcaaacacGGAAATTGTTCATACCGTTCCGACATTTGGTGAAAAATTAGTGAAAATGGCGACCTTGCTGAGGTTGGTGGCAAGGAAAACAACCGAAATTTATATCACTAGGGTCTTTAATCATACTAAATTTGGTCAGCCATGCTGTTTCATTTCAACTTCAAAGAAGAACAAAGAGAGCTTAACTGTAAGACCTGATTCGACAACCCCACTTGAAGAAACAGAAGAATTCAAGAGACTGAAGGAACATTTTGCAGATTGGGATCCAGAGAAATCAAAGGTTCACATGAAAAATAGCTTATTTCTACTTGAAACATtgattttatcaataaaaatagaATACTAAATCAACATTGTACCCGATAAAGTGATGTAGCAGAA is a genomic window of Mytilus trossulus isolate FHL-02 chromosome 1, PNRI_Mtr1.1.1.hap1, whole genome shotgun sequence containing:
- the LOC134715223 gene encoding ATR-interacting protein-like isoform X2, which encodes MDKPPAPKKRKVEEEDELWGDDDDDFELTQKDLENLDTEVIASQSVTNGSTYRNNSADPGPSGAARPKLSLSKSGSDRSSMSSGHYQHSFTKPHPVNSSSSSESLNPASTSTSRNNSSCSSEEIPFAPQSRRTSSSHSLDANDQSLTTMYLKNPIVEAEMDKLKQECQRLQRELESAKDDRYSNDGRLKILQQNLSSKDAELGIIRQERAKYIEQQKREQTEKEKNLQTEVDKLTTQLQFKDKELDNFRDRCRTLESASAAGPSVSPVRSPRVSSPLVKKHKTEDNSPKGRSSFPTSQSFMAENYMTQPSTSRAGYKPVETRDEGTMATEQPIVAESSTPRNFRLKLRCPRGDVPGVELLADLLDSDLGTEKSGEEKGIVGLLQKRTSVVDLQFLQFDRDSSNLLSPVHNKRVLDLKHQPSSIVSPEKPVKKAIISPDSYSSAIHGMKCLLRNQQTFQSRSETNIVLTENTLNGAILILPMIDDYLTQYIEMLRINLDARTCVSPRSSFTSSGSSKSSFDSSIQSLTGSLDMLLKDSADFANNLENMALVTLQVLHKLVSFSAVIRNILLNVEKGPQPMESTDEGEQPMETDRSSPESSLDSDWSISSEKFSNLQVLKKVIKIADCGQKERWYNSLVVQKCFDILIVLGTNSTEEKLRSLQPENIGRVLINALDCRTDKQMVLCALHLISTLVQYNKVVSSLCICTEGCVLLNMYQACTDLILTETDESMLVIGKLVLEILLSIQNVHKGGIVLLCEAGCNCSIKVVQTVVLLVHKLLNIYENSQNQSILDDIIKGLQLLHIMSQKQNNFAENHFHVEHQYVQFVCGLLKVLKDFPGNYESEIIAIGDLWDFNQDDSELIQESDDEPS
- the LOC134715223 gene encoding ATR-interacting protein-like isoform X1 → MAANSLFSCFRGKKFSYTPQLKNLPRNPVNLLRVNSMDKPPAPKKRKVEEEDELWGDDDDDFELTQKDLENLDTEVIASQSVTNGSTYRNNSADPGPSGAARPKLSLSKSGSDRSSMSSGHYQHSFTKPHPVNSSSSSESLNPASTSTSRNNSSCSSEEIPFAPQSRRTSSSHSLDANDQSLTTMYLKNPIVEAEMDKLKQECQRLQRELESAKDDRYSNDGRLKILQQNLSSKDAELGIIRQERAKYIEQQKREQTEKEKNLQTEVDKLTTQLQFKDKELDNFRDRCRTLESASAAGPSVSPVRSPRVSSPLVKKHKTEDNSPKGRSSFPTSQSFMAENYMTQPSTSRAGYKPVETRDEGTMATEQPIVAESSTPRNFRLKLRCPRGDVPGVELLADLLDSDLGTEKSGEEKGIVGLLQKRTSVVDLQFLQFDRDSSNLLSPVHNKRVLDLKHQPSSIVSPEKPVKKAIISPDSYSSAIHGMKCLLRNQQTFQSRSETNIVLTENTLNGAILILPMIDDYLTQYIEMLRINLDARTCVSPRSSFTSSGSSKSSFDSSIQSLTGSLDMLLKDSADFANNLENMALVTLQVLHKLVSFSAVIRNILLNVEKGPQPMESTDEGEQPMETDRSSPESSLDSDWSISSEKFSNLQVLKKVIKIADCGQKERWYNSLVVQKCFDILIVLGTNSTEEKLRSLQPENIGRVLINALDCRTDKQMVLCALHLISTLVQYNKVVSSLCICTEGCVLLNMYQACTDLILTETDESMLVIGKLVLEILLSIQNVHKGGIVLLCEAGCNCSIKVVQTVVLLVHKLLNIYENSQNQSILDDIIKGLQLLHIMSQKQNNFAENHFHVEHQYVQFVCGLLKVLKDFPGNYESEIIAIGDLWDFNQDDSELIQESDDEPS